In Chitinophaga sp. H8, the sequence GTGTACCTTTTGTGAAAGGCTTAGAGCTGAAAATGAATACCGCCTATGACAGGAATTATTCTGTAAAGAAATCGACACTGATGCCTTATCAGCTTATGATCTTCAATCCTTCTTCTGAAACTTACAGTCCTTCCTATGCACGGCACGCGCTGACCGGCGATGCAGTAATTAACCAATGGTTTGCAGAATCCTGGAGAACAACAGTACAACCTTCCATCGGTTATAATAACCAGTTTGGCAAGCACGCCGTGAGTGGATTGTTCCTGTATGAATATATCAGAGATCAGGGTACTGGTATGTCTGCTGGCAGAAGAAGTTTTCCCATTACGGATATTATGGACCTGAATTATGGGGAAGAGGTAATTGCAGATCTGGTAAAAGGCAGCCATTCTTATTTTCACCGTGCAGGGTATGTAAGCCGGCTGAGTTATAATTACGATGAAAAATACCTCTTTGAATTTACAGGTAGGGTAGATGGGTCTTCGTTTTTTCCAAGTGATCAAAGATGGGGCTTTTTCCCGGCAGTGGCATTAGGATGGCGTATTTCACAGGAGCCCTTCTTTAAAGACCAGGTGTCTTTTATTGATGACCTGAAATTGCGTGCCTCAGCAGGTAAGCTGGCAAATGATAACATTGGCGGACAGGCATTTCTGAAAACAATGAGCCTGGGTAAAGACCCCGTGGTGATGATAGGTGATAAATTATCCCGCCCGCTGACTATGGACAGAGTACCGAATCTGGGTATTACCTGGGAAACGACCAGTTCTTATAATGGCGGATTCGAAGCCATCATGTGGAAGGGTTTGCTGGGCGTAGAGCTGGATGTGTTCTATAAAGTCACCAATGATATTTTGCAGGGACGTGCAGATATGCCACCTTCTCTGGGAGGTTATTTCCCTTCAGTAATCAACTCCGGTATTGTGGATAACCGCGGTTTTGAGCTGGTATTAACACACAACAATCATATAGGCGACTTTAATTACAATATCCGGGGTAATGTATCCTGGGCAAGAAATAAGGTGATCAGATCTACAGAGGCTACTAACGTACCCGACTATATGCGGCAGGTGGGTCGTCCGATGGGACAGAAGTATGGCTTCATTGCAGAAGGGCTTTTTCAGTCGGCCGAAGAAGTGGAGAACAGCCCTGTATTTGGACCTACCTTACCCGGAGATGTTAAGTTAAAAGATATTAACGGTGATGGTAAGATCACTTTTGACCAGGACTGGGTAGTAACCGGCCGTAGCAGTACACCGGAAATGATGTTTGGTATGAACCTGGGCGGATCCTATAAAGGATTTGATCTGAACATCTTCCTTCAGGGCGCAGCACTGTCAGATGTTTGGCTGGCAGGACTTTACTCAGACCGTGGATTCTATGACAACACTTTCTATACCAAACCTTTCTGGTCTGATGGTAATGCGCCTTATTACCTGGTAGAAAATGCCTGGCGTCCTGATAATACCAATGCAAAATACCCAAGATTAGGTTTGGAGTCCCGCTCCAACGGAGGAGCTATGTCTTCCTGGTGGGTAGTAAACAGTTCTTATCTGCGCTTAAAGAGTGTTCAGATAGGCTACTCTTTACCAGCGCCGTTAATGCAGCGTGCCAATATTCAGAAAATACGGTTGTATGTGTCTGGCAGCAATCTGTTTACATTATCTCACCTGAAGTATTTCGATCCTGAAATGCCGGATGTAAACCAGGGATATTATCCCCAGCAAAGGCTGTTTGAATTTGGATTGAACTTAACTTTTTAATTGTTCGGAAATGAGAAATCTAAGGATAAACATCATAGGGTTAATGAGCATTTTGGTATTTAGTTTATCAAATTGCCGGGTAGACCCCAAACTAACGGATAGGTACGGGGCAGATGTGGCATGGACCAGTGAAAAGAATTTACAATTATATCTCAATAGCTTTTATCCCTTGATCGGGCAAAGTTATTATACCAGTGCAGTAGAAATGGATGCATACGCCGACCTGCTCAAAATGAACACGCCGGTAGATAATGTGAACCAGGCCATCTTTGGCTCAGTGACGATCAGCCCTTCCAACAATATGCTGGGCAACTGGGACTGGGGTTATAGCTGGGTAAAGAACTGTAATGAATTCCTGGAAGGATTGGAAAAGTACGGAGGAGACCTGCCTGCTGATGCAGTAGCACGGGCAGGAGCAGAAGTAAAATGGTTCAGGGCGTATGTATATTTTGAAATGGCCAAGCGATATGGCGCTACTTTACTTTTGAAAGACAAGCTGACCATGGATCCCAACTTTAAGCTGGGAACACCGGACGAATGCTGGAATTTTATTGAAAAAGACCTGGACTCTGCAGCTGCTCATCTGCCGGTAACAGTACTGGCAGGAGAAAAAGGCAAGCTGACCAAAGGGGCTGCATACGGACTGAAGGCCAGGGCAATGCTGTATGCCAAACGCTGGAAAAAAGCATCTGATGCCGTGGAAGCACTGGATGCATTGAAACAGTATGACCTGTATCCCAATTATGGTGAATTGTTTACACTAAGACGTGCCGGTAATGAGGTGAATAAGGAAAGTATCGTAGAGTTTGGTTTTTCTTCTCCTGATTTTGGTTATTCTTTTGATTATTTCTATTGCCCTCCCGGAGATAAAGGATATGCACAGGTAAGTCCTACCGAAAACCTGGTGGGAGCCTATCAGATGGCAGACGGTACAGATTTTAGCTGGGATAATGCGACAATGGCTGCCAAACCTTATGAAGGCCGTGAACCCAGGTTCTATGCATCTGTCCTGTATAATGGCGCCGCCTGGAAAGGCCGTACCGTAGAAACATTTGAAGGTGGCGTAGATGGATTTGCTTTTGGTGGTGGTACTACCTGCACCGGGTATTACATGCGTAAACTGTTTGATGGCAGCAAAAAAACACAAACGGACGGATTCCTTCCGGGTGATCTCACCTATTATTTCATGCGCTATGCGGAAGTGCTGTTGATCTATGCAGAGGCAATGGCGGAGCAGGGCTCTATTGACAAAGCACTCACTGCGCTCAACAAAGTAAGAGCCAGGGCTGGATTTACCACCCCGGTAACTGCTGGCAGTAAAGATGAATTTATGCGCTTACTGCGTCATGAAAGAATGGTAGAGCTGGCGTTTGAAGGACATCGCTTCTGGGATCTCCGCAGATGGGGGCTTGCAAAAACGGTATTGAACAATACCAACTGCACTGGTATTAAGATTACCAAAACCGGTACCGACTGGAACTACGAAAAGATAGATTGTGATAACGGCAAAAAAAGGGTATATCCTGAAAAGTATGACCGCTTTCCTATTCCAACGGTTGAGATTCAAAGAAATCCGCTTTGTGAACAATTTCCTGAATGGAAGTAAACCTAAACTGTGATCAAAATGAAAAAATATAATTTATATACCGGCTGGCTGCCTCTTTTACTCTTATTGGTTTTTTCCTGTAAAAAGCCGGATCCGATAGAAGGTAGTGGAGGCCCGGATGGTTTACTGAACTTTTCCGTATCTATTCCCGGTGAATCTGCTGCCTACAGCGCCAATACTGCGGGTCCTTACCATGACGGAGATACCTTATTTATTAATGTACCTACTTCTGAGGAAGAGCCGGTAGATGTAACCCGTCTGAAACCAGCTGCGAGCCTGGCTAATAACAGTCATATGACCCCCGGGCTGCCAGGGATCCTGGACTTTACAACACCTGTTGAAGTAACAGTAGTTAACGGAAAAGGAGTTACACAGAAAAATTATATCAAAGTACTCCCTACATTGCCTAAAACCCTGTTTAAAAAGGTATGGTTTAAGAATGCACAGGCACTGGGAGTTTTACGTACCAATATTTCCGGTATGACAGTGCTGGGAGATAACATGCTGGTAGCTGATTTTAACGTATGGGATGCAGGAGACGCCGGCAGTGGGGTGAGAGTTTATGATAAGCTGACCGGTGCATTTAAAAAGATCGTTCCGGCACCTACTACTTTTACGGCACAGGTTTGTGCGGATGATGCGGGCCATTTTGCTGTAAACCGTTATAACATTTATGGTGCGGGTTTTATGCTGTATTACTATGAGGATATTAACAGTGCACCCAAACTGATCCTGAACTATGCCGCCAGCGATGGCTGTCCGGTAGAGCTGGGCAAGAAAATGTCCATCACAGGAAATCTTAAAGAAGGTAAAGCATATGTGTATGCTGCTGCGGAAGGTACCAATACTTACCTGTATTGGGAGTTTATGAATGGGGTGCCGGTAAGTAATATACCTAAATCTGTTACTTATGGCGGTGCAGGCGGCGCCTGGTCATATGGTATTGTAAAACGCATGTCAATAGAAGAAAATGCCAGCCTGTATATTTCTTATTGTCATTATGATGGAGCAGACACCGATCTGAAGAAAGGCAGCCGTTTTGATATCTTATCTGCTACACAGGATATTACCCAGCTGAAGAAAGAAAATCATGATTACAAGATCCTGGATTTTGATGTGTTTACAGTAAAAGGTGATAAGTTCCTGGCTATCCTGCAGCAAGGATTCTGGGCATGGGATGCTACTTCTGTTAAAGTATTTGAAATTACCGATGAAGGTAAGCTCAACATGGTGCCATCAGATGCAGGATATAAGGATTTTATGCTGTTCTCTTCAGACATTTATGGAGGTACCAACTATAATAAGTGGGGAGATATTGTAGTGGACGTAAAAGGAAATGAAGTATATATTTACGCTTCTTTAGCGAATACTGATGCTGCTACTTCCGGGGTAATGGCTTACCGGATGATTTATACACCACAGTAATAAGCATTCGGGTTGCCGTCCTGATGTATCATTAACTGACATGTTTTAAAAGCGATATTGATGAAAGGAATGATGAATTATAAAAGGAGCCTGATGAAGGGCATTATTTTGGCTGCTGCCGTCTTCGGACTGGCAGCAGCCAATGGGTGCGGCAAGAAAAGCGGTGCACCTGGAAATGTTGTAAATCCGCCGGTAGATACTACAGATAACAGTGGTAACGTGAACTTTGAAGCTACTATCCAGGTAGATGCTAACTTCCCGTATTACAAGAACCGTAGTGTGGAAAGTATAGCAGATGAAATAGCCGTGGCTGGATATAAAACGGTACGTTACCTGGTGTTGAATGAGTCGGCAGTGAACGCGGATCTGATTCATGCTTTCCATGCACAGGGCATAAAGGTGTGGCTGCAGGCATCCGGAAGTGTTACCTATGAAACAAATGGTTATCCTGCCGATTGGCCTTCCTGGAAAATGGAGTTGAATAACTCGGTCAACGGGAAAGATGGTTATATCTTCCTTTCTCCGTTTAACAAGTCGTTTGTGAAATGGAAAAAAGAACAGTTATCGAAGTTAATGACCACCTATCCTTTTGATGGGGTAGAATTGACAGAGCCTTATTTTCCGGAATGGGATGCCATCACCAAAGGCACTTATGGAGATGTAGGGCCTAATGCACAGGCAGCCTTTAAAAGTGAGTATGGATTGGATGTGCCTGACTTTAATAATCCTGCTGCCGCCAATTATTATAAAAAGCTGCCGGATGTATATCAGAAATGGATGGATTGCCGGGTGAACGCTGTCAATGCTTACCTGAATGAAGTAGCGAACGGAGCCGGTGGTATCCGCGCAGTAAGGCCGGATGCACTGATTGCTACCTGGAGCCTGGGTATTGATGCCGGTACTAATTCTGTCAACCTGCTCCGGGAGTTTCAGGGATTGGATGCCGGCGCGATGGTGAAACTGGTGAAACCGGATATACACTTTATACAGACACACTGGCCGGACTGGATCAAACCCGCTTCCCAGCTGCCACCTGATTATATGAAGAACTACAAACGCTTTGTGGACGAAGTGAAAGCAGCAGACCCCAAAGTAAAGATCGGATTACAGGGAGATATCGGTTCCGGAAAAGAGATGGTGAAATCAGGAGAATGGGTGAAAGCATTTGAGGAAGCAGCTCCTAAGTATGGGTATAGCACCACTACCTTATATGAGTACCACATCGGTGGATATATGTATACAGAAGCGCCCAGCCTGAAACGTGCAGTAAGAAGAGGTAATGACAGCCTGGTATTATCCTTCAGTAAAAGGATGGATGCTACTACCGCAGGAGAAAAAAATAATTACCAGTTTCTGAAAGATGGTAAACTCACGACCGTCAACATAACAAGCGCTACTGTGGATGGTAACAGGATCATTTTGAAAGCTGCCAGTTTCCCGGCCGGAAAATTTGAAGTGATGGTTAGTAAGCTGAAAGATACACCCGAACTGTGGCTGTTCAAGGGATATCCAGCCCTTGAAGTGGCTAATCAGACCAAGACTACAGTGGAGTAACCGGTGGATGTACCGGTCTGTAAAACGAGACCCACAAAAAAATACACATGAAAAGAGCTATTTACACCTTAGGGCTGGGGATATTCCTTGGCCTGGGGCTTTCTATGCCTGCACATGCGCAGCAAACATTAAAGAAGGGAAAAGTAAGTATCACCAAAGAAAGGCTGAAGGATAAGATTAAAGGTGGCTGGGCAGGGCAAACCATTGGTGTAACTTATGGTGGTCCTACAGAATTTCAGTACTGTGGTGTTACGATCCATGACTCCATTCCTATTAAATGGTATGATGGATATATTAAAAAGACTATGATTGATGTACCGGGTTTATACGATGATCTGTATATGGACCTGGCATTTGTAGATGTATATCATCGGCTTGGCCTGAAAGCTCCGGTAGATTCTTTTGCACAGGCATTTGCCCATGCTGCATTTCCATTGGATCAGGCTAACCAGGCGGCCCGTTACAATATCCTGGCCGGTATGGGCGCACATGAGGCAGGGCATTGGATCAATAATCCGCACGCAGATGATATCGATTACCAGATAGAATCAGATTTTGCAGGACTCATGAGCCCGGGTATGCCCAACGCTGCAAGCGCTATCAGTGATAAGGTTGGGCATATTATGAACTATGGAGACGGCTGGTATGGCGGGGTATATGTGGGGGCGATGTATACATTGGCCTTCCTGTATGATGATGTGCACCTGATTGTGAAAGAGGCCCTGAAAACAGTTCCTGTAAAAAGTGATTTTTATAAATGTATCGCAGATGTGATCCAATGGCATCAGGAATATCCCAACGACTGGCGCAAAACCTGGTCGAAGCTGGAAGAGAAATGGGCCAATGATTATTGCCCCGATGGCGTTTTCCGGGAATTTGATATTGATGCCAAAATGAATGCTGCCTATGTGGTACTGGGGTTGCTGTATGGCAACGGTGATTATGGAAAAACCCTGGAGATTTCCACCCGTGCAGGACAAGACTCTGATTGCAATCCATCCACTGCGGGAGGGATCCTGGGCACCTTGCTGGGGTATGACCATATTCCTGCTTACTGGAAAATGGGATTGCAGGAAGCAGAGGATATTGACTTTAAATATACGACCCTGTCGCTCAATAAAGTATATGATATCAGCTTTCAGCTGGCACTGGACATGATAAGAAAGTACGGTGGCAAAGTAGGAGAGAATGAGGTGCAGATTGCTACTCAGCGGCCTAAACCTGTGAAGTACGAGAAAAGCTTTCCGGGCATGTATCCTACAGACAGGGTAGATCTGTGGAGAGATGTAAAGGATACCGCCAGCCTCAGATTTAAAGGAACCGGTTTTGTATGGAGAGGTACAACAAAAGCGGTGAAAGCCGGGACCCCGGACCATGTTTTCCTGGTAGATGTGTATATCGATGGAAAGAAAACAGAAACGGTAAAGTTGCCCACTAATATCACTACACGCCGCAGGGATTTTTGTTGGAAATATCAGATGCCTGATACCGCACATGAAGTGAAAATAGTAGTGAACAATCCTAACCCGGATTATGAGCTGTTATCCCTATCCTACGTGGTATATGGTACGAAACCGGTTGCACATTAAAAAGTATAAAGCGAAAAAAAACTTTTCTATCTTACTCGCATGAAATATTTACAGAAGAGTGTGTGCAGTTGGGCGACTGGTGTTTTACTCATCAGTACCCTATTGCTGGCATGTACAAAACAAAGGGAAAAACAGGTAGTACTTGATTTTACAGGCAATAAGGAACTACAGGCCACACTGGCACAGGCAGCAGAAAAGAATGGCTGGCAGATTGTGGAAGATAACAGTAAAGGCTATTGGGAAGAGGATTTTTTGAAACAGCACAGCGCAGTGGTAATCACCTTTTCAAGGTTGAACCGCCTGGATTATCATGATCTGAATACGCTTAAGCGGTATCTGGAAGCCGGTGGTGGTGGTGTAGTAGCTGTAAAGGATACTGTTTTATCACAGAGAGGCTGGCCATGGTTGCAGGCATGGGACAAAATGGAAACCGGAAAGGAACAAAAGCAGGATAACGGGCAGGTATATATTCTTGAAAAAACATATACACCAGACCAGTTGGCAGCAGCTATTTCGTATGCTATTGGCCGTAATGAGCTGCCTCAGTATAAAAAAGCTACAACATTACCCATACCGGATAGCAGTCAATATACCCGTACTGTGTTGACAGAAGTGCTGGATGAACCACTGCAGATGGAAATCCTTCCCAACAACAATGTACTGTTTGTAGAAAGGAGAGGTGGGGTAAAGCTATACGATGCTGTCACCAAAAAAGTGAAAAAAATAGCCCATCTGGATGTATTCAGTGGAATTGAGGATGGATTACTGGGAGTGGTACTGGATCCTGATTTCAAGAAAAATAACTGGGCGTATTTTTATTATGCCCCTGCAGGGATTGACTCTGTAGACCGGTTGTCCAGGTTTGAATTAAAAGGGGACAGCCTGATCATGAGTTCTGAAAAGGTATTGATGAACGTACCTACGCAAAGAACATTTTGCTGTCATTCTGCCGGAGGGATGGCCTTTGGTCCTGATGGACTGTTGTACATTTCGGTAGGCGACAATACGAATGCAGAAGCAGCAGAAACCTATGTGCCGGTGGATGAAAGACCGGGGCATGAGCTGGCAGATGACCAGGCCACTGCTGCCAATACCAATGACCTCCGGGGAAAGATCTTACGTATTAAACCGGAACCGGATGGTACTTACTCTATTCCTGAAGGCAACCTGTTTGCCAAAGGCACTCCTAAAACAAGACCGGAGATTTATATTATGGGCCTGAGGAATCCTTTCCGTTTTTCCATTGACCAGAAAACAGATATCCTGTATTGGGGAGAAGTAGGACCGGATACCAGGGTGATGAGTAAGGACGGTGAGTTTATGAGCTTTGATGAGTTTAATATGGCCAAAAAGCCGGGTTTCTACGGGTGGCCTTATTTCCTGGGAGATAATGATGCCTATCCGCTATGGAACTTTGAAACCAAGCAGGAAGGACCGAGGAAAGATCCTGCACATCCTATGAATGACTCCCGTAACAATACCGGGCTGCGGGAACTGCCACCTGCACAACCAGCTATGATCTGGTATGGCAGGGAGCATTCCAAACATTTTCCACTGGTAGGAAACGGTGGCGCCAGCGCCATGAGCGGACCAGTATATTACAGCGAGCTGTTTCCGAATGCGCCATATAAATTATCAAAGTACTATGATGGCAAGTTATTCATTTATGAATGGATCAGACATTGGATCATGGTAGTTACCCTGGATGAAGAAGGTCGTTATTTAAGGATGGAACCCTTCCTGGATCATATGAAGTTTGCGGCACCAATAGATATGAAGTTTGGTCCTGACGGCGCATTATATGTACTGGAATATGGGACTAACTGGTTTGCCGGCAATACAGACGCCAAACTGGTACGTATTGAGTATCATCCCGACAGGAAAGCCCCTGTTGTACCTGCAGCAGATACCTCTGCGGCAGCGAAAACAACAAGTCAGCCAGCCTATACCGGGAAATATGCAAAAGGCCAGCAAATGGTATCTACCCTGGATTGTAAATCCTGTCATTCTGTAACGCAAACATCTGTAGGGCCCAGCTTTATAGCAGTAGCCAAGCATTATGAAGGTAAAGCCGGCGTGGTAGACCAGCTGGTAAAAAAGATCATTGATGGCGGAAGCGGTAACTGGGGCACCCGGCAAATGCCCGGACATCCAGGTATGAGTAATGACGATGCACAGGAGATGGTGCATTATATACTCTCCCTCTCTGAAGAAGAGCATCCAAAACCCAAGAAAGATTCTCTGCCCTTATAAACATGTGGCAGCAATCAGAAAATTAATATAACATGGTAACGATCCTGGCTTTTACAAAGAGGCCGGGATCGTTGGTGTATACGCCTTATCAGGAAAAAGCTTGCAAAGCAGCCTGATGTAATGTATTTTACAAACATCCATACCATGCAACAGGAAAATAAAAAGACAGGTATAAATATCAAACTTTTATTATGAAACAAACAGGATACCATCGTAGGGCATTTATCAAAACGGCAGCGCTGTCAGGACTTGGCATTGCATTGTCTGGCCCGCTTTCGAAAGCATTGGCCAACTCATCCCTGAAGGGTGGCCGTATAGGTGTAATTGGTCTGGATACAGAGCACGGTCCTCATTTTGCCAGAATATTAAATGACCCCAATGCGGGTGATAAATATGGCGGACTTAAAGTGGTGGCAGCTTACCCATATGGCAGCCGGAGCATTAAATCCAGTGTGGATAGTATTCCCGGACATACAGAATCTATTAAAAAGCAGGGTGTAAAGATCGTGGATTCTATTGAAGACCTGCTGAAAGAAGTAGACTTGGTAATGCTGGAAACCAATGATGGGCGAGAACATCTGCAACAAGCTTTACAGGTATTCAAAGCAGGAAAACCTGTATTCATTGACAAACCCGTAGCAGCCTCTTTGGTGGATGTGCTGACTATCTACCGCGCTGCAAAACATTATAATGTACCGGTATTCTCTTCTTCTACACTGCGTTATATAGAAAGCGTGCAGGAAGTGGCTGGAGGAAAGATCGGTAAGGTGAAGGGAGTAGATATTTTTACACCGGCGCCAATGGAGCCTACACATCCTGATCTGTACTGGTATGGTATTCATGGTGTGGAAATGTTATTTACCATGTTAGGCCCGGATTGTAAGAGCGTTTCCCGCGTTTACACACCGGATACTGACCTGGTGGTAGGTACCTGGGAAGGTGGCCGCATTGGTACACTCCGTGGCAACAGGAATGGTACCTGGGATTTTGGCGGGCATGCCTTTGGCGAAAAAGGACACATGCCGCTGGGTAATTTCACCGGATATGCACCGCTGATGCCACCGATTATTAATTTCTTCGAAACAGGTAAACCACCTGCTGACCCTGCCGAAACCATCGGTATCTACGCCTTTATGGAAGCTGCACAGGAAAGCAGGATGAAAAATGGTGCAACAGTAAGCATTGATGACATGATGAAACGTTGCACGAAAAAAAGCATGAAGATCAGCATTTAGTTATGATAGGATGTAAATAACAAACGACGCATAAGTGGAGGAGGATTGAGAGAAAGTATCAGGAAAATGACAGGATCACCTATTAATAATGTATTCAGATGAAGCCATTACTCTTTGATGTAAAATCATTATTAAAGAATTCCATACATATCAGGGAAATAAAATCCCGGCATTTAAGTGATCAGTTCCATTTTCACAATGCTTTTGAGATCGCCCTGATCCTGAAAGGGAATGGAAGGAGAATTGTAGGCGACAGCGTAGACAATTTTACCAATGGTGATTTAACCTTACTGGCTCCCAATCTTCCTCATGCGTCTTATTCTGACAAGAAATACCATATCAAAGAAACCAGTACGAAAGTACATGCCCTGGTGGTTTATTTCCAGCCCGACTGGATCACGGATCAGCATATTAACTCTACGGATTTTACCCCTATCAGGGAGTTGCTGAACCATCTGAAAAGAGGAGTCAGGATCACCGG encodes:
- a CDS encoding TonB-dependent receptor; the protein is MNKQFALFRRRKHCRAYVRPLLRMKFLFILLLACLVQVNAATYAQKVSLSVRNASLEEVFRQLKLQSGYDFLYSAQVVQHTKVSLQVKDEELVNVIEKCLKGSDLTFTIRNKTVVIKKVGANLTADIESPLQARQVSGTVTDEKGQGLPGVSVKLKGTNTGTMTDVNGKFSLNVSVNNPVLVFSYIGFNTEEVVVSQNNIANMVMKEQLSSLNQVVVVGYGTQRKANVLGAVSQVSGKELQTSPTGNLSSMLQGRLPGLVTKQPSGQPGSDGASLLVRGLNSPTSNSPLVVVDGIPRPFPNINPDEVESITILKDASSGAVYGVQAANGVILVTTKRGLKQKSTIDVHSSLSLSTNTNFPKFLNGADYAYWYDKAQEMDGVPESGRRFTQDQIDRIKNGDPKGVYANTDWFDMLFKSTAPTYVNNISLRGGNDDIKYFVSLGSYNQRGIIDRTGYDRYSIRANIDAKVAKNLNLSVNLAGQTNETKQPGLSAGLGNSYGSIFSQALMSYPYLPAYLDGKPVGSQNPGNGNQNPLAARDLSGDQNNRAAMFEGSMALKYSVPFVKGLELKMNTAYDRNYSVKKSTLMPYQLMIFNPSSETYSPSYARHALTGDAVINQWFAESWRTTVQPSIGYNNQFGKHAVSGLFLYEYIRDQGTGMSAGRRSFPITDIMDLNYGEEVIADLVKGSHSYFHRAGYVSRLSYNYDEKYLFEFTGRVDGSSFFPSDQRWGFFPAVALGWRISQEPFFKDQVSFIDDLKLRASAGKLANDNIGGQAFLKTMSLGKDPVVMIGDKLSRPLTMDRVPNLGITWETTSSYNGGFEAIMWKGLLGVELDVFYKVTNDILQGRADMPPSLGGYFPSVINSGIVDNRGFELVLTHNNHIGDFNYNIRGNVSWARNKVIRSTEATNVPDYMRQVGRPMGQKYGFIAEGLFQSAEEVENSPVFGPTLPGDVKLKDINGDGKITFDQDWVVTGRSSTPEMMFGMNLGGSYKGFDLNIFLQGAALSDVWLAGLYSDRGFYDNTFYTKPFWSDGNAPYYLVENAWRPDNTNAKYPRLGLESRSNGGAMSSWWVVNSSYLRLKSVQIGYSLPAPLMQRANIQKIRLYVSGSNLFTLSHLKYFDPEMPDVNQGYYPQQRLFEFGLNLTF
- a CDS encoding RagB/SusD family nutrient uptake outer membrane protein produces the protein MSILVFSLSNCRVDPKLTDRYGADVAWTSEKNLQLYLNSFYPLIGQSYYTSAVEMDAYADLLKMNTPVDNVNQAIFGSVTISPSNNMLGNWDWGYSWVKNCNEFLEGLEKYGGDLPADAVARAGAEVKWFRAYVYFEMAKRYGATLLLKDKLTMDPNFKLGTPDECWNFIEKDLDSAAAHLPVTVLAGEKGKLTKGAAYGLKARAMLYAKRWKKASDAVEALDALKQYDLYPNYGELFTLRRAGNEVNKESIVEFGFSSPDFGYSFDYFYCPPGDKGYAQVSPTENLVGAYQMADGTDFSWDNATMAAKPYEGREPRFYASVLYNGAAWKGRTVETFEGGVDGFAFGGGTTCTGYYMRKLFDGSKKTQTDGFLPGDLTYYFMRYAEVLLIYAEAMAEQGSIDKALTALNKVRARAGFTTPVTAGSKDEFMRLLRHERMVELAFEGHRFWDLRRWGLAKTVLNNTNCTGIKITKTGTDWNYEKIDCDNGKKRVYPEKYDRFPIPTVEIQRNPLCEQFPEWK
- a CDS encoding ADP-ribosylglycohydrolase family protein: MKRAIYTLGLGIFLGLGLSMPAHAQQTLKKGKVSITKERLKDKIKGGWAGQTIGVTYGGPTEFQYCGVTIHDSIPIKWYDGYIKKTMIDVPGLYDDLYMDLAFVDVYHRLGLKAPVDSFAQAFAHAAFPLDQANQAARYNILAGMGAHEAGHWINNPHADDIDYQIESDFAGLMSPGMPNAASAISDKVGHIMNYGDGWYGGVYVGAMYTLAFLYDDVHLIVKEALKTVPVKSDFYKCIADVIQWHQEYPNDWRKTWSKLEEKWANDYCPDGVFREFDIDAKMNAAYVVLGLLYGNGDYGKTLEISTRAGQDSDCNPSTAGGILGTLLGYDHIPAYWKMGLQEAEDIDFKYTTLSLNKVYDISFQLALDMIRKYGGKVGENEVQIATQRPKPVKYEKSFPGMYPTDRVDLWRDVKDTASLRFKGTGFVWRGTTKAVKAGTPDHVFLVDVYIDGKKTETVKLPTNITTRRRDFCWKYQMPDTAHEVKIVVNNPNPDYELLSLSYVVYGTKPVAH
- a CDS encoding PQQ-dependent sugar dehydrogenase: MKYLQKSVCSWATGVLLISTLLLACTKQREKQVVLDFTGNKELQATLAQAAEKNGWQIVEDNSKGYWEEDFLKQHSAVVITFSRLNRLDYHDLNTLKRYLEAGGGGVVAVKDTVLSQRGWPWLQAWDKMETGKEQKQDNGQVYILEKTYTPDQLAAAISYAIGRNELPQYKKATTLPIPDSSQYTRTVLTEVLDEPLQMEILPNNNVLFVERRGGVKLYDAVTKKVKKIAHLDVFSGIEDGLLGVVLDPDFKKNNWAYFYYAPAGIDSVDRLSRFELKGDSLIMSSEKVLMNVPTQRTFCCHSAGGMAFGPDGLLYISVGDNTNAEAAETYVPVDERPGHELADDQATAANTNDLRGKILRIKPEPDGTYSIPEGNLFAKGTPKTRPEIYIMGLRNPFRFSIDQKTDILYWGEVGPDTRVMSKDGEFMSFDEFNMAKKPGFYGWPYFLGDNDAYPLWNFETKQEGPRKDPAHPMNDSRNNTGLRELPPAQPAMIWYGREHSKHFPLVGNGGASAMSGPVYYSELFPNAPYKLSKYYDGKLFIYEWIRHWIMVVTLDEEGRYLRMEPFLDHMKFAAPIDMKFGPDGALYVLEYGTNWFAGNTDAKLVRIEYHPDRKAPVVPAADTSAAAKTTSQPAYTGKYAKGQQMVSTLDCKSCHSVTQTSVGPSFIAVAKHYEGKAGVVDQLVKKIIDGGSGNWGTRQMPGHPGMSNDDAQEMVHYILSLSEEEHPKPKKDSLPL
- a CDS encoding Gfo/Idh/MocA family protein, producing MKQTGYHRRAFIKTAALSGLGIALSGPLSKALANSSLKGGRIGVIGLDTEHGPHFARILNDPNAGDKYGGLKVVAAYPYGSRSIKSSVDSIPGHTESIKKQGVKIVDSIEDLLKEVDLVMLETNDGREHLQQALQVFKAGKPVFIDKPVAASLVDVLTIYRAAKHYNVPVFSSSTLRYIESVQEVAGGKIGKVKGVDIFTPAPMEPTHPDLYWYGIHGVEMLFTMLGPDCKSVSRVYTPDTDLVVGTWEGGRIGTLRGNRNGTWDFGGHAFGEKGHMPLGNFTGYAPLMPPIINFFETGKPPADPAETIGIYAFMEAAQESRMKNGATVSIDDMMKRCTKKSMKISI